A DNA window from Streptomyces parvus contains the following coding sequences:
- a CDS encoding DUF3152 domain-containing protein: protein MGRHSRKGSGAIRPDATAAEPGGERAAAHPASGTGRRRRIASAPTPDGRNLFSPLTGDGQGPFSPDAPQVRGGHPEQQEKGGGWGGTWSTGPQPRYGQGPGAPAPHGAPRPQAPHQYPGPDSRPGDARPCADGPGGSAGTFGAQDTAARQQAVARQVSAQRAAQRAADGRAAHQQPAGPPVPGPRQEFVDAFEAEAPGTGSAPSAGGPDGPDDTEAAEPDERAASRGGKGRTFTGIAAAAVTTVLAVVVAGQVAEDSGGRAAAARAAEVERQGLGDEASRSDARPTPEQPAPKPEVKPLSYAARMAQPYPLAADLKATGEFEAVPGLAKAPGKGQKHRYRIDVEKGLGLDAGLFAEAVQKTLNDDRSWAHNGAMTFERISSGQPDFVITLASPGTTGDWCAKSGLDTTIDNVSCDSASTDRVMINAYRWAQGAATFGPDKLLPYRQMLINHEVGHRLGYNHVSCRTPGALAPVMQQQTKTLELEGIKCKPNPWVHPKG from the coding sequence GTGGGACGACACAGTCGAAAGGGCTCCGGGGCGATCCGCCCGGACGCGACAGCGGCGGAGCCGGGCGGCGAGCGCGCCGCGGCGCATCCCGCGTCCGGCACCGGCCGCCGCAGGCGGATCGCGTCCGCACCGACGCCGGACGGGCGGAACCTGTTCTCCCCGCTGACCGGTGACGGGCAGGGCCCGTTCTCGCCCGACGCCCCGCAGGTGCGCGGCGGCCACCCCGAACAGCAGGAGAAGGGCGGCGGCTGGGGCGGCACCTGGAGCACCGGGCCGCAGCCCCGCTACGGGCAGGGGCCCGGCGCACCCGCACCGCACGGCGCCCCCCGCCCGCAGGCGCCCCATCAGTACCCCGGCCCGGACAGCCGCCCGGGCGACGCCCGGCCGTGTGCCGACGGGCCGGGCGGATCCGCCGGGACCTTCGGGGCCCAGGACACCGCCGCCCGGCAGCAGGCCGTGGCCCGCCAGGTCTCCGCCCAGCGGGCGGCCCAGCGCGCCGCGGACGGCCGGGCCGCGCATCAGCAGCCCGCCGGGCCGCCGGTGCCGGGCCCGCGCCAGGAGTTCGTCGACGCCTTCGAGGCCGAGGCCCCCGGGACCGGGTCCGCGCCGTCGGCCGGGGGCCCGGACGGCCCGGACGACACGGAGGCGGCGGAGCCCGACGAACGGGCCGCGTCCCGGGGCGGCAAGGGGCGGACGTTCACCGGGATCGCCGCCGCCGCGGTGACCACCGTGCTCGCGGTCGTGGTGGCCGGACAGGTCGCCGAGGACTCCGGCGGCCGTGCCGCGGCGGCGCGCGCCGCCGAGGTGGAGCGGCAGGGTCTCGGCGACGAGGCCTCCCGCTCCGACGCCCGCCCGACCCCGGAGCAGCCCGCGCCCAAGCCCGAGGTCAAGCCCCTCTCGTACGCGGCCAGGATGGCGCAGCCGTATCCGCTCGCCGCCGACCTGAAGGCGACCGGTGAGTTCGAGGCGGTGCCCGGTCTGGCGAAGGCACCCGGCAAGGGGCAGAAGCACCGCTACCGGATCGACGTGGAGAAGGGGCTCGGCCTCGACGCCGGTCTGTTCGCCGAAGCCGTGCAGAAGACGCTCAACGACGACCGGAGCTGGGCGCACAACGGCGCGATGACCTTCGAGCGCATCTCGTCGGGGCAGCCGGACTTCGTGATCACGCTCGCCAGCCCCGGGACCACCGGCGACTGGTGTGCCAAGTCCGGTCTGGACACCACGATCGACAACGTCTCCTGCGATTCCGCATCGACAGACCGCGTCATGATCAACGCCTATCGCTGGGCGCAGGGCGCCGCCACCTTCGGCCCGGACAAGCTGCTGCCCTACCGTCAGATGCTCATCAACCACGAGGTCGGCCACCGGCTCGGATACAACCACGTGAGCTGCCGTACGCCCGGCGCCCTCGCCCCGGTCATGCAGCAGCAGACCAAGACCCTCGAACTCGAAGGCATCAAGTGCAAGCCCAACCCCTGGGTGCATCCCAAGGGTTGA
- a CDS encoding DUF3492 domain-containing protein, protein MRIGLLTDGGYPYANGESRLWCDRLVRGLPQHEFDLFALSRSAHQEAQGWVQLPYQVSRVRTAPLWTPEDGTLRGSGERGLLARLVTGGEQSYGRRDRKRFTEHLTALATAVCTPGRPGAEAGEGPGAELFTAGLYGLAELARERGGLHLALRSETTVRILEAATHAHGAGRTVRSATVPDHLAFAAELERALRPLSLDWYDQESLGAVDLCHAASGGAAALPGLLAKRFFGVPLLVTEHGVPLRAHYLAAASGTPYGAPVRALLAAFHGRLATEIYRQAALVTPGNTHVRRWQQRCGADPAKQRTVYPGMAAERFGPVGEDAERFGAAGEDTEADGSDTLVWVGRIEPAKDLIALLHAFAEVRRARPDARLRIFGAPAEGDEAATYLAHCTALAAQLFPDEATGAHTEGSSPVTFEEIGGPEIPDLAEAYAAGGVIVLSSTVEGFPASLVEAMFCGRATVSTDVGAVVEVIGGTGLVVPPRNPRALADACVALLRDPERRARLGAAARARALELFTVEQNLAAFRGIYLELMAHTPVRREADAVDAHGDPLPFATPPEAHLLGHWTQPGAHLRPPEEDPAAAVPGWAAPPGARLPDRPGEPEPEHTRQPEPEGVCAVAAGLPGDGDA, encoded by the coding sequence GTGCGGATCGGACTGCTCACCGACGGTGGTTATCCGTATGCGAACGGTGAGTCCAGACTCTGGTGCGACCGACTGGTGCGCGGGCTGCCGCAGCACGAGTTCGACCTGTTCGCGCTGAGCCGCTCCGCCCATCAGGAGGCCCAGGGCTGGGTCCAACTGCCGTACCAGGTCAGCCGGGTGCGCACCGCACCGCTGTGGACCCCCGAGGACGGCACCCTGCGCGGCAGCGGGGAACGCGGCCTGCTGGCCCGGCTGGTGACCGGCGGCGAGCAGTCCTACGGGCGGCGCGACCGCAAGCGCTTCACCGAGCACCTCACCGCGCTCGCCACCGCCGTCTGCACTCCCGGCCGGCCGGGGGCGGAAGCGGGCGAGGGCCCCGGCGCCGAGCTCTTCACCGCAGGGCTCTACGGGCTGGCCGAGCTGGCCCGCGAGCGCGGCGGACTCCATCTCGCCCTGCGCTCCGAGACCACGGTGAGGATCCTGGAGGCGGCCACCCACGCCCACGGCGCCGGCCGGACCGTGCGGAGCGCCACCGTCCCCGACCACCTCGCCTTCGCCGCCGAGCTGGAACGCGCGCTGCGCCCGCTCTCGCTCGACTGGTACGACCAGGAGAGCCTCGGCGCGGTCGATCTCTGCCATGCGGCCTCCGGCGGGGCGGCCGCCCTCCCGGGGCTCCTGGCCAAACGCTTCTTCGGGGTGCCGCTGCTGGTCACCGAGCACGGCGTCCCGCTGCGCGCGCACTACCTGGCCGCCGCGTCCGGCACCCCGTACGGAGCCCCCGTCCGCGCCCTCCTCGCCGCGTTCCACGGCCGCCTCGCCACCGAGATCTACCGGCAGGCCGCGCTCGTCACCCCCGGAAACACCCACGTCCGCCGCTGGCAGCAGCGCTGCGGAGCCGACCCCGCCAAGCAGCGCACCGTCTACCCGGGCATGGCCGCGGAGCGCTTCGGCCCGGTCGGCGAGGACGCCGAGCGGTTCGGCGCGGCGGGCGAGGACACCGAGGCGGACGGTTCCGACACGCTGGTCTGGGTCGGCCGGATCGAGCCCGCCAAGGACCTGATCGCCCTCCTCCACGCCTTCGCCGAGGTCCGCCGCGCCCGGCCCGACGCCCGGCTGCGGATCTTCGGTGCCCCGGCGGAGGGCGACGAGGCCGCCACCTACCTCGCGCACTGCACGGCCCTCGCCGCCCAGCTCTTCCCCGACGAGGCCACCGGCGCCCATACCGAGGGCAGCAGTCCGGTCACCTTCGAGGAGATCGGCGGCCCCGAGATCCCCGATCTCGCCGAGGCGTACGCGGCGGGCGGCGTGATCGTCCTCTCCAGCACCGTCGAGGGCTTCCCGGCCAGCCTCGTCGAAGCCATGTTCTGCGGCCGGGCCACCGTCTCCACCGACGTGGGCGCGGTCGTCGAAGTCATCGGCGGCACCGGACTGGTGGTCCCCCCGCGCAACCCCAGGGCGCTCGCGGACGCCTGTGTCGCGCTGCTGCGCGACCCCGAGCGCCGGGCCCGGCTGGGCGCCGCCGCCCGGGCTCGCGCGCTCGAACTCTTCACCGTCGAACAGAATCTCGCGGCATTTCGCGGCATTTACCTGGAGCTGATGGCGCACACCCCGGTGCGCCGGGAGGCCGACGCGGTGGACGCCCACGGCGACCCGCTGCCGTTCGCCACCCCGCCGGAGGCCCACCTCCTCGGCCACTGGACCCAGCCCGGGGCCCACCTCCGGCCGCCGGAGGAGGACCCCGCGGCCGCCGTACCCGGCTGGGCCGCCCCGCCCGGAGCCCGCCTGCCGGACCGGCCCGGCGAGCCCGAGCCGGAGCACACGCGGCAGCCGGAGCCCGAGGGCGTCTGCGCGGTCGCGGCAGGACTGCCGGGGGACGGCGATGCGTGA